The genomic interval CCGCCCAATGCGATAACAGCTCCTTGCTCAACTGCTTCACCTACCCAGCTTTCAACACGCTCTGCCTCACGAAGGCGAATCATCGGCCCAATATCTGTTGCTTCACTTGATGGGTCACCTACTACAAGCTTTTCTGTGTTTTCTTTTAATAATTCGATAAATGATGCAAAAATCTCCTCTTGCACGTACACACGCTGTACAGATATACACACTTGACCAGCATTATTAAAGCTCTTTTGAGCAATCAAAGCTGCAGCTTGCTCTAGGTTTGCATCCTTGTGCACAATCGTTGCCGAGTTGTTGCCCAGTTCCAATGCCACCTTGCGCAATCCCGCTTTCGAGCGAATGTATTCTCCTACGCGAGGGCTTCCTGTAAATGTAAACATATTGACATCCTTGTTTTCTAGCAGCCATTCTCCAATTGTTGCACCCTCACCAGTCAAGACTTGAAGGCGGCCTTTTGGAAGACCTGCTTCTTCCAATAATTCTGCTAACATCAGGGCACAAATCGGTGTCACTTCTGCCGGCTTTAACACAACACTGTTCCCAGCCGCTAAAGCAGGACCAATTTTATGGCAAACGAGATTAACAGGTACATTGAATGGTGTAATGGCAGCAATGACTCCTACTGGTACGCGAACTGTAAAAGCCATGCGGTTCTCAGAGCCTTGCGCCGACTCAACTGGAATCCCTTCTCCATGAATGCGTTTCGCTTCTTCCGCTGAAATCACTAACGTTTGCGCAGCACGTTCAATTTCTCCGCGGGATTCGCGGATCGGCTTTCCAACCTCTACCGCAAGCACTTGGGCAAATTCGTCGCGGCGCTCAACTAATAACTGAGCTGCTTTCATT from Metabacillus sediminilitoris carries:
- a CDS encoding aldehyde dehydrogenase family protein, producing MSTITTDKQYGLYINGKWEQTADMMEVVNKYTQEVAAHISVAEKEHVDAAVQGAKEALKSPFSPYARYEVLMKAAQLLVERRDEFAQVLAVEVGKPIRESRGEIERAAQTLVISAEEAKRIHGEGIPVESAQGSENRMAFTVRVPVGVIAAITPFNVPVNLVCHKIGPALAAGNSVVLKPAEVTPICALMLAELLEEAGLPKGRLQVLTGEGATIGEWLLENKDVNMFTFTGSPRVGEYIRSKAGLRKVALELGNNSATIVHKDANLEQAAALIAQKSFNNAGQVCISVQRVYVQEEIFASFIELLKENTEKLVVGDPSSEATDIGPMIRLREAERVESWVGEAVEQGAVIALGGKRDGALYEPTILTNVHDDMKVCRQEVFGPVVSVATYQEIDEVIAKVNDSDYGLQAGLFTNNLQFAMKAAREIEVGGLIVNDASAYRVDHMPYGGVKNSGNGKEGPKYAIEEMTEERIIVLNL